In the genome of Haloarcula sp. CBA1129, one region contains:
- the fmdA gene encoding formamidase — MPETKFEVDVDSAPDEQPGANPFNRWHPDIPAVVEADPGESMRLEALDWTGGQITDNDNANEVRDVDLSQVHYLAGPVHVNGAEPGDLLKVEFHDMGPLNDRSEFGFTGTFSQQNGGGFLTDHFPKAAKSIWDIDGYTVSSRHIPDVEYEGKIHPGLAGCAPSEELLEAWNEREQELIDKHAEDPESIPNHPTGEAEPGVANPPTPDGALMGEMDPDEAEEAAEVAARTVPPREHGGNHDIKDLSIGSTVYFPVYVEGAKFGIGDFHASQGDGEISFCGAIEMAAYVDLEFDLVKDGMEKFGVDHPIFEPGHRGPNFEDYVTFCGYSVTEDGEQKYIDSHTAYRRACLQAIDYLKQFGYTGQQALHILGTVPVEGRQSGVVDVPNACSTLALPTGAFDFDASPTGIEHNSADRGDLCVTDDPLE, encoded by the coding sequence ATGCCCGAGACAAAGTTTGAGGTTGATGTCGATAGTGCGCCAGACGAACAACCGGGTGCGAACCCGTTCAATCGGTGGCACCCGGACATCCCAGCGGTCGTCGAAGCGGACCCGGGCGAGAGCATGCGACTGGAGGCTCTAGACTGGACCGGTGGACAGATAACTGATAACGACAACGCCAACGAGGTCCGCGACGTGGACCTCTCGCAAGTCCACTATCTCGCGGGTCCCGTGCACGTCAACGGTGCCGAACCGGGCGACCTGCTGAAAGTCGAGTTCCACGACATGGGGCCGCTCAACGACCGCTCAGAGTTCGGGTTCACTGGCACGTTCTCCCAGCAAAACGGTGGCGGCTTCCTGACCGACCACTTCCCTAAGGCGGCGAAATCCATCTGGGACATCGACGGCTACACAGTCTCGTCTCGTCACATCCCCGATGTCGAGTACGAGGGGAAGATCCACCCCGGGCTTGCGGGGTGTGCCCCCAGCGAAGAACTGCTGGAAGCGTGGAACGAACGCGAACAGGAACTTATCGACAAACACGCCGAGGACCCCGAGTCGATACCGAACCATCCGACCGGAGAGGCGGAACCCGGCGTAGCGAACCCGCCGACGCCCGACGGGGCGCTCATGGGGGAGATGGACCCCGACGAGGCCGAGGAGGCAGCGGAAGTCGCGGCCCGCACCGTTCCACCCCGGGAACACGGCGGGAACCACGACATCAAGGACCTCTCTATCGGCTCGACGGTGTATTTCCCGGTCTACGTCGAGGGCGCGAAGTTCGGCATCGGTGACTTCCACGCTTCACAGGGCGACGGCGAGATATCCTTCTGTGGCGCAATCGAGATGGCCGCCTACGTCGACCTCGAATTCGACCTCGTGAAAGACGGGATGGAGAAATTCGGCGTCGATCACCCGATCTTTGAACCGGGCCACCGCGGGCCGAACTTCGAGGACTACGTCACCTTCTGTGGCTACTCGGTGACCGAGGACGGCGAGCAGAAGTACATCGATTCACACACGGCCTACCGCCGGGCCTGTCTTCAGGCTATCGACTATCTCAAGCAGTTCGGCTACACCGGCCAGCAGGCGCTGCACATTCTCGGGACCGTCCCGGTCGAGGGGCGACAGAGCGGCGTCGTGGACGTGCCAAACGCCTGTTCGACGCTCGCGCTGCCGACCGGCGCGTTCGACTTCGACGCGTCTCCGACGGGTATCGAACACAATAGCGCGGACCGCGGTGACCTCTGTGTCACCGACGACCCACTGGAATGA
- a CDS encoding SCO family protein, with protein MRRRTVLKSTGAVGTIVGVAGCLGGGRSGDSNPDVVLEEPDREFESSDVPYPAWGEQIPDVSISVPADSEDIRLRDVETPALLTFFYSHCQTVCPVLISTQRNIQSHAQNNGYADAVRFLPITFDPDRDTADRLGAYADEMNVDADSDNWQFLRPASKQRATDVIQDQFGVVFQRTEPENMDMYMFTHTALTLLVNADGYVERAYRSKSPDEETIISDLQTVRNA; from the coding sequence ATGCGCCGACGGACGGTCCTCAAATCGACTGGTGCGGTTGGAACGATTGTTGGAGTCGCCGGCTGTCTCGGTGGTGGCAGGTCCGGGGATTCGAACCCCGATGTCGTTCTCGAAGAGCCCGACCGGGAGTTCGAGAGCAGCGACGTTCCGTACCCCGCATGGGGCGAACAGATTCCGGACGTGAGTATCTCTGTGCCGGCCGACTCGGAGGACATTCGATTGCGAGATGTTGAAACGCCAGCCCTCCTCACGTTCTTCTATAGTCACTGTCAGACCGTGTGTCCCGTTCTCATCTCAACGCAACGAAATATCCAGAGCCACGCACAGAACAACGGTTACGCTGATGCGGTCCGGTTTCTCCCGATAACCTTCGACCCCGACCGTGACACTGCAGACCGGCTCGGGGCGTATGCCGACGAGATGAACGTCGACGCCGATAGCGACAACTGGCAGTTCCTTCGGCCAGCGTCGAAGCAGCGAGCGACGGATGTCATACAGGACCAGTTCGGGGTTGTGTTCCAGCGTACCGAGCCTGAAAACATGGATATGTACATGTTCACGCACACAGCACTGACGCTACTCGTCAACGCCGATGGATACGTCGAGCGTGCCTATCGGTCGAAGTCGCCGGACGAAGAAACCATTATTTCCGACCTACAAACGGTGAGAAACGCGTGA
- a CDS encoding TlpA disulfide reductase family protein translates to MNRRQVVTAVTGLGLTGGSLWVAQNGLSGIQPRDTDQLPVRVETLDARGSSAGETAVPSPGTVTVVDLFATWCAPCDDQLKILDTIRPEYPEAEFVSVTNERPSETLTRTEISEWWNRNGGAWTVGLDPGSELLAAFGADGLPYIAIADASGTIQFSHSGLAGEEALRNELDALV, encoded by the coding sequence GTGAACCGCCGGCAGGTCGTTACGGCGGTTACAGGACTCGGCCTCACTGGGGGGAGTCTGTGGGTTGCCCAGAACGGGCTGTCGGGCATCCAGCCCCGGGACACAGACCAGCTTCCGGTTCGCGTGGAAACCCTAGATGCACGCGGCTCGTCAGCAGGCGAGACGGCCGTGCCAAGCCCGGGAACCGTCACGGTAGTCGACCTCTTCGCCACATGGTGTGCGCCCTGTGACGACCAGCTCAAGATACTAGACACGATTCGCCCCGAGTACCCGGAGGCTGAGTTCGTCTCAGTGACGAACGAGCGGCCAAGCGAGACACTGACCCGGACAGAGATCAGCGAGTGGTGGAACCGCAATGGCGGTGCTTGGACCGTCGGACTGGACCCCGGCAGTGAGTTGCTGGCGGCGTTCGGGGCGGATGGGCTTCCGTACATCGCGATTGCTGATGCAAGCGGAACCATCCAGTTCAGTCACAGCGGACTCGCCGGGGAAGAGGCGCTTCGAAACGAACTCGACGCACTGGTGTAA
- a CDS encoding cytochrome c biogenesis protein CcdA, producing MAGVAVLGTLAFAASAGVATFFAPCAFPLLPGYLGYYLRESDGDVGMLPPATAAAGGALVALTLVALLVLALGRPLKTALPMLEPIIGLGLIVLGVVMLRNREPELRVPLPQRPASVTGFGVFGAVYAVAAAGCVVPLFVGVVTQALALSVHASILVLTVYALGVALPLIGVTLLAGAGIELWRTFGRHLQRMNQIAAIVMIVAGGGQIYLAVFELGVL from the coding sequence ATGGCTGGAGTTGCCGTGCTTGGGACACTCGCGTTCGCCGCAAGCGCCGGCGTCGCGACCTTCTTCGCTCCGTGTGCGTTCCCGCTTCTCCCGGGGTATCTCGGGTACTATCTGCGCGAGAGCGATGGGGATGTCGGTATGCTGCCACCTGCCACTGCCGCTGCTGGCGGGGCGCTTGTCGCGCTTACCCTCGTCGCTCTGCTCGTCCTTGCACTCGGGCGACCGCTCAAGACCGCGCTCCCAATGCTCGAACCGATCATCGGACTCGGTCTGATCGTGCTCGGCGTCGTGATGCTCCGCAACAGGGAGCCTGAACTTCGGGTCCCGCTGCCACAGCGACCGGCGTCTGTAACCGGATTCGGTGTGTTCGGTGCTGTGTACGCGGTCGCCGCAGCGGGTTGTGTCGTGCCACTGTTCGTTGGCGTGGTCACTCAGGCACTCGCATTGTCGGTCCACGCAAGCATTCTTGTCCTGACAGTGTACGCCCTCGGGGTAGCGCTTCCGCTTATCGGCGTGACACTGCTTGCGGGCGCTGGCATCGAACTCTGGCGCACCTTCGGCAGGCACCTGCAACGAATGAACCAGATTGCAGCCATCGTGATGATAGTAGCCGGTGGTGGGCAGATTTACCTCGCAGTGTTCGAACTCGGCGTGTTGTAG